The Plasmodium relictum strain SGS1 genome assembly, chromosome: 8 DNA window GTAGCAAAAATGATCCTAGTAAAATtagtgaaaatgaaaaattggaacatattttaaaaaaaaatctatgtttatcaaaaaatttgtttctaggaaatgataatttaacaccatataattataatatacgTGTATATGACCCCAACATTAATGACAggttaaaaataatagaaaataatgatgataatgaactaaaagaattaaaagaaatatcaACCTTAGCTGTATCcgatgaaaaaaaaacaaaaaattatgaagagatgtataaagaaaatgatataaatgaaagaaaaaaaaatttacgagaaaatgttattaaaaaattaacatccattaaaatgaatattaatATGAGAGAGTTGGATGAATACTCTTcagtaaaaaaattatatgtatcaaaaattgataaaaaagatttgcaaaagaaaaaaggaaaggggggggggaaaaaaaaaaaatcaattatAAACAGCATAATAAATGACACAATGACAAATGACATTATTATACAGAATTTTGATAATGCCAATATAAAAATACCTAATTTGTATAGAAATGATGatgaaaaaagtattttaccTACTGTAGATCAAAAGAAAAGAGAGATAAATAATATAGTAAATAATGAGccaattataaataaatcagACGAAAGTGTATTAAGTAgtgatatattaaaaaatataaaaacgttagatatctataaaaaaattaaaaagccCAAATGGCATTTTccttataaattatttagagTAATATTAGGTCATTCGGGATGGGTAAATTGTGTTGACGTTGATGTAAGTAATGAATGGTTTGCAACTGGAGCGAATGACagattaattaaaatttggGATTTGGCTACatgtaaattaaaattaaccTTAACAGGCCACATTAATAGTATAAGggatataaaaatttcaaaaagaaATCCATATTTATTTAGTTGCGGTGAAGATAATAGAGTAAAATGCTGGGATTTAGAATATAATAAGGTAATAAGAGATTATCATGGACATTTATCAGGTGTATATTGTTTGTCTTTGCATCCTTCGTTAGATATACTAATGAGTGGAGGAAGAGACGCTGTTGTAAGAGTATGGGATATTAGGACAAAAAGTTCTGTTTTTGTATTATCAGGTCATACAGGTACAATTATGTCCTTGTGCTCCCAATCAGTTGAACCCCAGATTATATCAGGGTCTCAAGATAAAATGATAAGATTGTGGGACCTGAATAATGGAAAATGCAGAATAGCTTTAACACAccataaaaaaagtataagaTCATTATCTATTCATCCTTTTGAATATAGTTTTTGCAGTTGTGCAACAGATAATGTAAAAGTATGGTGTGGATCAGATGCTGAATTTGATAGGAATATTACAGGGTTTAATTCAATTATTAATTGTAGTTTAATTAAACAAGATTCTTACTTTAGCGATTCTTCTATTTTAATATTGGGAAGTAATAATGGGCAATTGCATTTTTATGATTGGACAAGTGGCTATAAATATGATACATTAACTAATAAAGTAGTTCCTGGAACAGTTGAATGTGAAAATTCTACATTGGCTATGGCATTTGATAAAAGTGAAAGTAGATTAATAACAACTCATGGAGATAAATCCATTAAAGTATtattaataagaaaatataatatttatatgtttctcatatatttttatatatgattaTAGTGCATTTTTAAAccttttttacttatatttatggttaaattttactatcacttttaatttttttttattttatttatagatTTGGAAGGAAAATGAAGATGCAACACCAGAAAATTTTCCTATAAGATGGAACCCctatgaaaattataaattttagtttttatctttttcatttttaatatgcttttattttttttttttatatttatttttacttttttttttttttttttacttttagtgtttaatatttaatttgtttttaaatgattccattattaattaatttaacgttttaaataattttacattaatatatttttttgtttttgttagGCATAAATAACTTACAATATTTTcaatgtaatttaaaaaattttcttaatttaaaaaaaaattaataagaattataataaaaatatatataataatgaacATAGCTATAACAGATAAACATTTGTTTATATGTAAGCTTTTAGCGTAAATACCTTAATCACAGGTATATAAAATAACAGAAATGCTttgttgaaaaaaaatatatcaaagatattaacaaaaatattacataaaataaaaaattcagtctttattaaaattaaattatatatttaaaacattttaaataaatattaatttttacttaatatatttattgtgCATATATTTGGCAagatactttttttaataatcaaaatttctttaaaaaattgcattgaaatatatgaaatgtttaaaaaaatagctctatatatttaaaattttttatatatacttgaatatatttaaaaatatgaaaaataaatatataaatttaaaaaaatacttttatttactagggaaaatttttttttttatacatttatagtgttttatttatatatatatttttagtttcATTTGgcttattatttttgtatttcattatgaaattttttatataaaaagataattttttactttatgagaaaaaaaaaagagaaattatACGTTAAAGCATATGATAAGAGTAAAGAAGGAGTAAAAAGTTTATGgaatttttattgaaaattacatatatatatatatatatatatgtgtatatgtatatataacacaaattacaaaaaaaaaattctggaaatttttaataaacatgagaaaataaacaattttttCATAACAAATACAATATAAGTTAATATATTCACTTATTGTgttaaaatgttaaaaattacaaaaaggCAAATATATTACTCgtgtgaaaaaaaaaaatattatacaaaTAGATTATACAAAAAAGTGTGCAACAATTGCTTAAATTTGAATATAAATAACTTAAATAAATGCATTTATTGTGATCATATCATAACTGATAATGATATTcgattaataaaaaataatatttttacagATATTATAAATGTAAGAAAAGATTGCAAATATTTAGAccaaaaaaatgttaaaaacaGTTATGCTccattattaaataatgtaGAAATTGATGATAAGTATattcatattaaaaatgGGTTCATAAATAACTGTAACATATTGTATGTATATTATAACTGTTatgattatattatattaaataatccTTACAGTAATTCATGTCTCAATcttattgttttatttaaaggAATTATGTATGATgttaaaaacttaaaaagaaaaaatataagttgCTTATTGCATatgtataattatatttactttataatagatatatttctatattttcttataattaGCAAAGGGAAATATGTccattataaatatatgtataacaAGTCAACACATGGTGATATAGattataatgaagaaatagtAGAAATTTTGcttgaattaaataaaattattaaggaaaagaagaaaaatataattatagaTAAGATTGatagtgaaaaaaaaaatttagaaaatgtaaatgaagaaaatataatagaaaaattaaatgaaaattatgaagatatatataaagatatattaaGAAATATTGACAAatctatattaaataaattttttaagaagTTAGAAGAtgaaaacattaaaaaaaaaataaaagcttTGAAGAAACATTTATATGTAGGTTGCTCATATCCATCTCCTGTAAATCACTTTTCTATGCAAATTTTATTTCCACCATTTTcaaattataatttctttacttttcctttttatttttctattcaGAAAATTCTTTAtgatttgtatatatatggcCATgtcaaaaattataatcactcagaaataattaaaaatgtttaCAATAACAAGTTaatgaaagaaataaaagaaagtgACACTTTTTCTAAAGATATCTTTCAATTTGAATGAATTTAATACTATAGATtccaataaaaaattaattaatatatattttttcattataagaaaataaaattcctttttttaaaagcatttattatgataaaaaagaagttaTGTAAATTACACATAAGAAATAATGAAGATTATGTGCATCTATAACAGGCTAATTATGTCATTTTGTAATTGCAATTTATTATGTttacatataatttataataatataaaatatataaatgtaatatAATGACAATAATATAAGGTATAAATATTGTtagatatataatttatattaaactgtatatatttttatgttgtAAAGTTTACATGTGAAAGAATAACTTGAGAGCAtaaactattattattttttttttatatatttttaatagttataaacatttttcatttaatattttccgACAAATATGTGGTGGCAAGGAAAATTAAGGGACTAAtgttttcatatttatttttaattttatatgaatatatgaAACTAAGTacttttttgtatttattgTTGAGGAAATAAATGATTATACACTTTCCattataaaatatgattTTAAATTTCCTTATATATACAGGAAATCTttacaaaattaatttatgtaaagtagtatattttcatttgttatagtgaatatatattaaaatttgaaataaaCCAAAAACTTGATACAATTTAGAATTTTGAAAACTgaggaaattttttttaaaaagaaaagtatAAGCATAgggatatatttttttttcataataaataaaatcatatatataagaatataCATTATAAACAGTTtatcataataaaattaataatataaaataaaagttattttaAGCAATGAAAAGAATGGCATAAACTAAGATTTATCAAAAGGAAGATAGCAATATGTGTTAAGATTaactttaaaattaatatatatatcaagaTATTACTTAATAGtagtaaaataattttttaaagctTGTTTTTATAGTAAtggtttttttattacttttttaatgcgaata harbors:
- a CDS encoding golgi organization and biogenesis factor, putative yields the protein MKNVLVRTCSKNDPSKISENEKLEHILKKNLCLSKNLFLGNDNLTPYNYNIRVYDPNINDRLKIIENNDDNELKELKEISTLAVSDEKKTKNYEEMYKENDINERKKNLRENVIKKLTSIKMNINMRELDEYSSVKKLYVSKIDKKDLQKKKGKGGGKKKKSIINSIINDTMTNDIIIQNFDNANIKIPNLYRNDDEKSILPTVDQKKREINNIVNNEPIINKSDESVLSSDILKNIKTLDIYKKIKKPKWHFPYKLFRVILGHSGWVNCVDVDVSNEWFATGANDRLIKIWDLATCKLKLTLTGHINSIRDIKISKRNPYLFSCGEDNRVKCWDLEYNKVIRDYHGHLSGVYCLSLHPSLDILMSGGRDAVVRVWDIRTKSSVFVLSGHTGTIMSLCSQSVEPQIISGSQDKMIRLWDLNNGKCRIALTHHKKSIRSLSIHPFEYSFCSCATDNVKVWCGSDAEFDRNITGFNSIINCSLIKQDSYFSDSSILILGSNNGQLHFYDWTSGYKYDTLTNKVVPGTVECENSTLAMAFDKSESRLITTHGDKSIKIWKENEDATPENFPIRWNPYENYKF